The following proteins are co-located in the Ostrinia nubilalis chromosome 22, ilOstNubi1.1, whole genome shotgun sequence genome:
- the LOC135082965 gene encoding beta-alanine transporter-like, giving the protein MRCSYMLCALAAIPTSFLVFSQVFTNATPEHWCAPIPELETLELPDELVRNLTVPHNEGVFEGCRAYTLDLKVLMEELGEYAEERSVLVREGNALRVVSIKQLVPATGQERELQISRAVEAIIKARSENTSSCSNGWRFSTEHYQRTLVTEFSLVCDEDWLPRTGNTLFWVGSIFGNLVFGWMSDRSGRRPTILLMILLEVPLAIAAAFPNNYWTYVALRIAGGLFFPALYQQPFILALELMPPRSRTYTGIVVGMLFASGMCLLALLAYAVKDWFYLSLATSLPFILLYGYYWLIPESPRWLVSRGRIAEAEKVFRNLAKKNGIDLPRGFLLEIHKKVKEEDAETEVTMLRNVNGHISGFPDPADKDDFVDRRISNMLTFKPDFTRIPDSDEPKGENLERIIAHEVAEIVNKKARLKKERESIRDDVLKEEDGITEESHLNTDAKQKATQTEPYKSPANTLRRKSLQLVNKIFIRDGEEYDVENKRMDDENSEGDCKASPLDVFRYPNIRKKFFLLTFNWVAIGVVYNSLSYNTPNLGVDDYLAFFIGGVVELPSYFMAWRCMDRFGRRWVLCVFTHVGGLACLSCVFVPEAWPWITVVLAMLGRLFIAASFAVFYVQIGELLPTVLRAQAMGASSFIAGLGLLACPYIVHLATYARSLPLIVMGVLSIMAGVTSLFLPETLNQPLPQTLGDGEMFGRDFKLLSCVDKRRNSVKDLE; this is encoded by the exons ATGAGGTGCTCCTACATGCTGTGCGCTTTGGCCGCCATACCCACTTCTTTCCTGGTCTTCTCACAG GTCTTCACAAACGCGACGCCAGAGCACTGGTGTGCGCCAATCCCCGAGTTGGAGACCTTGGAACTCCCTGATGAGCTGGTCCGCAACCTCACGGTCCCTCACAACGAGGGCGTGTTTGAGGGCTGTCGGGCTTACACCCTGGACCTGAAGGTGCTGATGGAAGAACTGGGGGAATATGCTGAGGAAAG ATCAGTTCTAGTACGAGAGGGTAATGCCCTACGCGTGGTGTCCATCAAACAGCTGGTACCAGCAACGGGCCAAGAAAGAGAGCTACAA ATATCCAGGGCAGTGGAAGCAATCATCAAAGCTAGAAGCGAGAACACAAGTTCTTGCAGCAATGGCTGGAGGTTCAGTACGGAACATTACCAGAGGACCCTCGTTACTGAG TTCTCCCTGGTCTGCGACGAGGACTGGCTGCCTCGCACCGGCAACACGCTCTTCTGGGTCGGGTCGATATTTGGCAACCTCGTGTTTGGGTGGATGTCTGACAG ATCAGGTCGTCGGCCCACCATCCTCCTGATGATCCTGCTAGAGGTGCCTCTAGCGATTGCAGCTGCTTTCCCCAACAACTACTGGACGTACGTGGCTCTGAGGATCGCCGGGGGCTTGTTCTTCCCGGCGTTGTATCAGCAGCCGTTTATCCTGGCTTTGGAGCTGATGCCGCCTAGGAGCCGGACTTATACGG GTATTGTGGTAGGAATGCTGTTTGCCAGCGGGATGTGCCTACTGGCGTTGTTAGCGTATGCTGTGAAGGACTGGTTCTACCTGTCCCTGGCTACTAGTCTTCCCTTTATATTACTGTATGG ttattattGGCTCATACCAGAATCTCCAAGGTGGCTGGTCAGCAGAGGGCGGATAGCTGAAGCAGAGAAGGTATTCAGGAACCTTGCTAAGAAAAACGGCATTGATTTGCCTCGTGGATTTCTGCTAGAAATTCAC AAAAAAGTTAAAGAAGAAGACGCCGAAACAGAAGTGACAATGCTTAGAAACGTAAACGGACATATCTCTGGATTCCCAGACCCAGCTGACAAGGACGACTTTGTAGACAGAAGGATCAGCAACATGCTCACATTCAAACCAGATTTCACCAGAATCCCTGATAGTGACGAACCAAAAGGAGAAAACCTTGAAAGAATAATCGCACACGAGGTCGCTGAAATAGTGAATAAAAAGGCAcgattaaaaaaagaaagagaaagcaTCAGAGATGATGTATTGAAAGAGGAAGACGGTATTACAGAAGAATCTCATTTAAACACTGACGCTAAACAAAAGGCAACGCAAACCGAGCCGTATAAATCTCCTGCTAATACATTGAGAAGAAAATCCCTacaacttgtaaataaaatcttcattagAGACGGAGAAGAATATGATGTAGAGAATAAGAGAATGGACGATGAGAACTCAGAAGGAGACTGCAAAGCTTCTCCATTAGATGTGTTTAGATATCCCAATATCAGGAAGAAATTCTTCTTGCTTACTTTCAATTGGGTGGCTATAGGAGTAGTTTATAATAGTTTGAGTTATAATACGCCTAATTTAGGTGTAGATGATTATTTGGCGTTCTTCATTG GTGGCGTAGTAGAGTTACCTTCGTACTTCATGGCGTGGCGCTGCATGGACCGCTTCGGGCGGCGCTGGGTGCTGTGCGTCTTCACGCACGTCGGGGGCCTGGCCTGCTTGAGCTGCGTCTTTGTTCCTGAAG CCTGGCCATGGATCACGGTGGTCTTAGCAATGCTGGGCCGGCTGTTCATAGCGGCATCGTTCGCGGTCTTCTACGTCCAGATCGGGGAGTTGCTTCCGACGGTATTACGAGCGCAGGCGATGGGAGCATCGTCCTTTATAGCTGGTCTGGGGCTGCTGGCGTGCCCTTATATTGTGCATTTG GCTACATACGCCAGGTCTCTCCCGCTCATAGTGATGGGTGTTCTCAGCATCATGGCGGGAGTGACGTCACTCTTCCTCCCTGAGACCCTCAACCAACCATTACCCCAAACCTTGGGAGACGGAGAAATGTTTGGAAGGGACTTCAAACTTCTAAGCTGTGTGGATAAGAGAAGAAATTCTGTAAAGGATTTGGAATGA